The genomic stretch CTCCCATGGACTAGATGGACCCCAGTCACTGCTCGCAGCTGTGTTTACCCCTgcatcaagaaggcttcgAAGTGGGTTCAGCATCGGCAGGACTTGGGCCCCAACTCGATCTCTGTACATGTCGGCCTTGCCAAAGGTAAAGGCAAGACTAATTGTTTGGTCGATTCCTAACTCTGCCAATTTGGCTGGTTGGTGCTCTTCTTGCATGATCCCATGTTGAACAACCCATTggagcttctccaagtcgtATCGTTTCTTAACGCTCTCAGCGTTATCAATAAATTCCTGCAAGTCGTATGGGCTGCCGCAACACATGTGTATCCTGAAATTGTTTGCAGCAGCAAAATCGCAGATTATTCGTATTTGCTCGTCGGTAAGTAAGCGCAAACCGCGGGTGATATTGCCCCATGGATCCAAGTATCCCTTTGGCCAGTTCATATGACCGCACCAGCAGGGACCGGACAATGAAAAGGTTGCTCCATCAATCCGTAACCATGCCGAATTAGTTTTTCTCATACCCATTGTCTTTTCCAGGCGAGCTTGTAACTGTTCGTTGTTTGGTGGAGGTAGTGACAAATGGGTAAGGTGTATCTCCGGCGAACACAGTACTCTTAAGGTCAATAATGACTGATCATTAAACGACCTATACAGCTCAATGTCCTGGTCGAGCATGGCATGCCCCTCCCAAACGGCTGTAATGCCGTTTGCGTTGGCCTTTTTCATCGCTTGGATGAGTGCGGGAGGAATTGTCTCTGGCGTGATGAGGGGTGGCATCTTCTTGACTATGGAAGCCCAATGCGAGTCGAAGTTGTAATATGCATTCACACTTCCGGTGAGGATGCCAGAAGGGTGGCCGCTGGCTTCTCTGTTGATCCACACCTTACCCATTTGATCTGGGCTTGAGGCTTTAATACCTAGCACCTCCAAAGCCACGGTATTGAATGATACCGTATTCGGAACTCGAGGAGCCCACGCCTGAATCATTATGGGGTGGTCCGTTGAGCCTTGGTCGAGGACGTGCCGGTCAGGAAAGCTGCCTTCTTCCAAATGTTGCCAAGAACGCCGGACGTAGAAGGAACCCTCGCCGATGGGAGTAGCCACTATCCACTCTCCTTTCGGAGTCTTGGAGGCTCTCTCCTGAATGAGTGCTACGATCTCGCCATGATTTCGGACGTTAGAGAGGTCTACCAAACCGGCAGCAAAAGCGGAAAAATGAAGGATGTGAGGGTGTGTATCAATCAAACCTGGGGTTATGGTTGCCCCAGCCACCGATATGTTCTTTACTGATGGGCCCGCAGTTTTGATGACATCCTCATTAGAGCCGATAGCGGCAATCTTGCCATCCCGAATGAATACCGCCTCTGCCTTTTCTCCTGTCGAATCAACCAGAATGCTGGCGTCAGAATAGACAATGTCAACTTGTTCGACGTTCATGATTCGGGATAAATGACAGGCAGAGATGAGAACGGGCTAAATCTCGAAGGGAAATATCAAGTGATGTTAAAAGCTGAGAGAGAGGAAATAGTAATAACTGAAGAAAGCAGTGCACAGAGGAGAAggtaagaaagagaaggcaGACGTTTCTTGCTACTTTTATAGGTTGGGCCTCTCGTAAATGCTAACGAAGGCATTTGTATTTGTGTCAACAAGCCACTGAATGATGTGAGCTGATTCCATAGGTAGCACAGCAGTGGGTGCCCGTATTGTGCACGCCGGCTGTTGTATAAGGGTCGGCAAGAAGGTCGGCAGTTGCATGAGGATTGACAGTTGTACAAGGGCTGGTAGTTGCATAAAAGACGAGGCCGGCACGTCCGATAGATCAGACCAAGGACCCAGACAGGGGGCTCAGGGACATCCCCGCATTACTATCACCCCCACCACTGAGTCTCTCAGCCAATTAGTACCTTCCTGGGGAACCCCGGCACATGACACAGTTCAGCCGCCCCAGACCTTAAATAGGGAGGTCCATCCGCTCCATGATCACCATCACTCACCCCCACCAGTCTCTCCGCCAAATCTACAACGACCGACATACCTGTGCTCAAGTTTAGCAATCAAAACAGGGTCAGGCCCAACAGAGCAGGTCTATCCTCACAAGCCCCGCCAAACCAGTCAGGTTCCTATGCAAGGTCGTAGGACACGATCGCGTGGCGCATGCGCAAATtgcaaaaaaaggaaacGCAAATGCGACCAGACTCGACCAGGCTGCTTAGCCTGCTCGAGCCGACATATACCCTGTGATGGCTATGAACTGAAGCTCCAATGGGGTTGCGGAGTTGCCTCTCGCGGTCGATTAGCTGGTTCAAACCTGCCGACCTTGGATGCCGGCCTTGGCCTGGGCCCTCGGTGGACCAAATCTGATGTTAGTGCGTCTTCGAGCCATTCAATAGTCCGCTTCTTGGAACATTCAGCAGACACAGACAGCCGCCAACTGTTGGAGTCCCCACCACAGCTGTTGGGGCCGTTGGAACCCGGTCTATCGTTAGACCAAGTCTCGGACACCaacagacatgttgaagattTCGTCGTGGACGACCATGACTGTGAGCGTGATGATCACCTTCTCACAAAATGTTCGTGGTTGGTTTGCATTATTCCGTCCTATTGGACTACCCCATCCATATTACTCCTGTTGATACTCGATGATGTGATTGCCAGTCTCTCTCACAGAGCATGATCGTTCCATCTCAAAGCAAAATCATACTAAGCGGTTACAGTCCTTGAAAGTGGAATCCACTCTCTATTTGCAACATCGACGGACGATAGTTTGAAAGATAACTTGCGCCAGGCGTCCAAACAATCACTGGCCCTAGTCTCGATTTGTTGTGCCTATCAGTTCGTTTCCGAGTATCCTGAAACCGAAGAGGCTTATTCGCAATTTCGAAACGCATTACGCGTCTTCcaagatgagcttgaagaacGTGGGGGTACCCTCAATGGTGGAACCTTGTGTGCCGGATTGATTCTCTGCA from Fusarium pseudograminearum CS3096 chromosome 1, whole genome shotgun sequence encodes the following:
- the AH1 gene encoding AH1; its protein translation is MNVEQVDIVYSDASILVDSTGEKAEAVFIRDGKIAAIGSNEDVIKTAGPSVKNISVAGATITPGLIDTHPHILHFSAFAAGLVDLSNVRNHGEIVALIQERASKTPKGEWIVATPIGEGSFYVRRSWQHLEEGSFPDRHVLDQGSTDHPIMIQAWAPRVPNTVSFNTVALEVLGIKASSPDQMGKVWINREASGHPSGILTGSVNAYYNFDSHWASIVKKMPPLITPETIPPALIQAMKKANANGITAVWEGHAMLDQDIELYRSFNDQSLLTLRVLCSPEIHLTHLSLPPPNNEQLQARLEKTMGMRKTNSAWLRIDGATFSLSGPCWCGHMNWPKGYLDPWGNITRGLRLLTDEQIRIICDFAAANNFRIHMCCGSPYDLQEFIDNAESVKKRYDLEKLQWVVQHGIMQEEHQPAKLAELGIDQTISLAFTFGKADMYRDRVGAQVLPMLNPLRSLLDAGVNTAASSDWGPSSPWEQMQLAVTHKMYPSGASNAGPRQVVTREQAFWMWTSGAKVLRWEEMGSLQPGNNADLIIVDRNPITCHLDQLPDTKVHRTIIGGRVVYDDGTY